A window of Kocuria sp. TGY1127_2 genomic DNA:
AGCTCCTGATGCTCTCGGGCATCGGTCCGGCCGAACATCTGCGTCAGGTCGGCATTGAGGTCCTCCAGGACTCGCCGGGTGTGGGCGAGAACCTTCAGGATCACCCAGAGGCCGTTATCCAGTGGGAAGCCAAGAAGCCGATGGTCACCGACTCGACGCAGTGGTGGGAAATCGGAATCTTCACGGAACTCGATGTGCCTTTCAAGGATGAGTTCCCCGGTCGGCCGAATTTCATGATGCATTACGGTTCGGTGAACTTCGACATGCACACTCTCCGGCAAGGCTACCCCACCGGAGACAATGTCTTCTGCCTGACCCCTAACGTGCCTCACGCTCGCTCGCGCGGAACCGTTCGTCTGCGTTCCTTGGATTTCAGGGACAAGCCGAAGTTCGACCCGAAGTACTTCACGGACGAGGAGGGCTACGACATGGCGATCATGGTTGCGGGCATCCGGAAGGCCCGTGAGATCGCGTCGCAGTCGGCCTTGGACGAGTGGCGTGGACGCGAACTCTTCCCCGGCGAAGACGTCCAGACCGACGAAGAGATCGCCGACTACGTCGCCAAGACCCACAACACGGTCTACCACCCCGTCGGGACCGTGCGCATGGGGGCCGACGACGACATCGACTCTCCCTTGGATCCTCGTCTTCGCGTCAAGGGCGTGCAGGGGTTGCGCGTGGCCGATGCATCGGTCATGCCGGAGATCGTGGCAGTCAATCCCAACATCACGTGCTTCATGATTGGTGAACGTGCCGCCGAATTGATCACGGAGGACAACGCCTAATCTTGTGATCCCTGCGAGGTGGCACTTTTGCCCGGCACATGCCGCATGCACGATGCGAATGTGCCGCCTCGCGAAATTCAGCCGCCCCGGTGCGCGTTACTCGTTTTGGTCGGGTCTCCGGGGCTGTATCTGGGGAAATTCCGCGGTCTCGGTCCGGGTCTGCGGCATCTGAATCGTGTCTATGGCTGACGTCTCCGGCGGCGCAGGAGCACGGTAACCGCGAAGCTGCGGAAACTTCGCGCTCAGTGCTCCGAGGCTCGCCGCACACGCAATCGAGCCGTAGACCAACGCCATACCCGGACCGGCCCACTGCCCCGCCGCACCCATCACTCCGGAGCCGATGCGCGGCCCGCCGGTCACGGTCACGATGAACAGGCCTTGCAGTCTTCCGCGCATATGGTCGGGGGCCGCGGTCTGCAGAATGGTAGACCGGTAAATACCGCCCACCGCGTCGGAGGCACCGGCGACCATGAGGCCCAGCAAGCACAGCACGAGGCCGGTCCAGGCGCCTGCGCTCCCCGGGGTCGTGCCGGTGGCTACCCACACGATCGCCAGCCCAGACCACAGCATCCCTACGGTCCATCCCGCATACGTCCACGTCAGCGCCGCACCCTGCCGGGTTACGGCGACCGCGCGGCCTGAAAGCAAGGTCCCCAGAAAAGCTCCGACCGTCATAGTTCCGGACAGCAGGCCGGCCACCGCCGCATTGCCGCCCACCACGGTGATGGCCATCGCGGGGAACAATGCCTGGGGAAACAGGAAAATCATTGCGCACAAGTCCAAGAGAAAAGTCATGGAGATCACCGGAGATCTGCGCACGAAGCGGAAACCTTCGAAGACCGCGGCGAATCCACGGGACGGCGCGGCGTCATCGTGATCAGGCCGCTGGGCGGGCAAACGGTACAGCGCCCACAGCCCCACGGTGAAAGTCACGACGTCGACGACGTATGTCCATCCGTATCCGACGGCCGCGACCAGGAAACCCCCGAGCATCGGCCCAAAGGTCATGGCAAGAGTATTGATGGACATGTTCAGCGCGTTGGCAGCCGGAAGCCGCTTCATCCCGACGACTTTCGGGATAATGGCTCCACGTGCGGATTGGTTGATCGGATGGAAGAAGGACTGGACGGCCACGAGTCCATAGAGCACCCCAACATTCTCCAGATGCAGAAACGCCTGGAGAGCGATCAATACGCTGACCAACCAGAGGGTCAGCGAAGCCGCGAGCGCGACCACGCGTCTGTCCATCGCATCCGCGATGACCCCGCCGTACATTCCGCCCACGATCAGCGGAAGCACCGCGACCAGCCCGACCGCACCGACGGCGAATGTCGACCCTGTGATGGCGAAAATCTCCAGGGACACAGCCATCGTGGTGACTTGGAAACCCAGGGTCGAAAAGGCAGAGCCCATCCACAACCGGCGGAAGTCCGGGTACTTCCTCAACGGGGTGAGGTCCATGAACAGCTTGGACATGGGAAGAGCCTAGCCGGGAATACCCTCGCCCGGTGAGCTGTTATGGCGATCAAGACAAGGCAATCTTTGAAAGGAATTTACGTTTTGAGCACATCACCGAATGTCACATTCAACGACGGCAACCAGATCCCCCAGTTGGGATATGGCGTATTCCAGGTCGAAGACGACGTCGCCGAAAAAGTAGTTCAGCAGGCCCTCGCCGCGGGCTACCGTCACATCGACACCGCGAAGATCTACGGGAACGAGGAAGGCGTGGGACGCGGTATTGCCGCATCCGACGTGAACGAGAAG
This region includes:
- a CDS encoding MFS transporter → MSKLFMDLTPLRKYPDFRRLWMGSAFSTLGFQVTTMAVSLEIFAITGSTFAVGAVGLVAVLPLIVGGMYGGVIADAMDRRVVALAASLTLWLVSVLIALQAFLHLENVGVLYGLVAVQSFFHPINQSARGAIIPKVVGMKRLPAANALNMSINTLAMTFGPMLGGFLVAAVGYGWTYVVDVVTFTVGLWALYRLPAQRPDHDDAAPSRGFAAVFEGFRFVRRSPVISMTFLLDLCAMIFLFPQALFPAMAITVVGGNAAVAGLLSGTMTVGAFLGTLLSGRAVAVTRQGAALTWTYAGWTVGMLWSGLAIVWVATGTTPGSAGAWTGLVLCLLGLMVAGASDAVGGIYRSTILQTAAPDHMRGRLQGLFIVTVTGGPRIGSGVMGAAGQWAGPGMALVYGSIACAASLGALSAKFPQLRGYRAPAPPETSAIDTIQMPQTRTETAEFPQIQPRRPDQNE